In Bacillus sp. DX3.1, the following proteins share a genomic window:
- a CDS encoding response regulator transcription factor produces MIRIMIVDDQSLVRDGLAMLLNLRPELEVVGTAADGKVAVQKAEQLRPEIILMDIRMPHTNGVEGTRLIRERFSDIKVLMLTTFNDSELIFEALEQGASGYLLKDMETDAIVQAILTVHAGGVVLPQDITAQIVKELKRTKAGGMLEQAPPKQIEQLTEREAEVLRELGFGLNNKEISRKLFITEGTVKNHVSNVISKLELRDRTQAAIFAVRYGVTAYT; encoded by the coding sequence ATGATTCGAATTATGATTGTAGATGATCAATCACTTGTTCGGGACGGTTTAGCAATGTTATTAAATTTACGTCCAGAGCTTGAAGTGGTAGGAACTGCTGCCGATGGGAAAGTAGCTGTACAAAAAGCGGAACAATTACGACCGGAAATCATTTTAATGGATATTCGAATGCCACATACAAATGGCGTAGAGGGAACTCGGTTAATAAGAGAAAGATTTTCGGATATAAAAGTACTTATGCTGACTACATTTAATGATAGCGAACTTATTTTTGAGGCATTGGAGCAAGGGGCTAGCGGTTATTTATTGAAAGATATGGAGACCGACGCTATTGTACAGGCGATATTGACGGTTCATGCAGGAGGAGTGGTGCTTCCGCAAGATATAACGGCGCAAATTGTGAAAGAGTTAAAGCGAACAAAAGCAGGCGGTATGTTAGAGCAGGCTCCGCCAAAGCAAATAGAGCAATTAACAGAGCGTGAAGCGGAAGTATTACGAGAACTTGGATTTGGATTAAATAATAAAGAAATTTCCCGGAAATTATTTATTACAGAGGGCACAGTAAAAAATCACGTTTCAAATGTAATTAGTAAGTTAGAGCTGAGAGATCGAACGCAAGCAGCCATTTTTGCTGTACGATACGGTGTAACAGCTTACACATGA